The genomic segment TGGCTATTTCAATTATCTTGTAATTCTGGTCATCGGAACCCACGTTGAATACCTGCCCACCAATCTCCTCAGGTGGCGTCTCCAGTATGAAGGCCACTGCCCTGGCTACATCAACCACGTGAACTAGGGGTCTTTCCTGCATTCCATCACCTTCAACCCATATCTTACCCTCGTTAAATGCCGATAAGGTCATTGCGTTAACCACTAGATCGAGGCGCATGCGCCTTGATGGCCCATAAACCGTGGAGAATCTAAGAGCCGTTGAGGTGAAGCCATTACCATTAAGCGGTAGCACCTCCCTCTCCGCCTGTAGGTTTGCCTTAGCGTAAACAGTCAGTGGGTTTGGGGTTGCGGTCTCATCAACAGTACCACTCTGCCTACCGTAAACACTGGCACTGGAGGCTAGTATGTAGCGTGCCACACCCTTCTCCTTAGCCATCTTAGCCATCCTGACCCTGGCCTCGTAATTAATCTGCCACGTTAACTGGGGTACAAGGTCCCCAGTGGGGTCGTTGGGTATTGCCGCTAAGTCAACCACCGCATCAACACCATTAAGGACCTCCGACCCCGCTTCCCTAGCATCAGCCTTAACTAGCTCGAAACCCTTTTCACCAATCACGTGGGATAACACATCCTCACCAAATATGAGCCAGTCCACACACCTAATTGAGTAGCCCTTCCTCATTAGATAGGGCACTAGCGTCGTCCCTATGTAGCCACCACAGCCAGTTACTAGCACTTTCATGGCTCACACCTCCTCAACCCTACCATTTTCACCAATAATCATCCTGTGTCTACCGTTTTTAAGTATTACATATGATCTAGGGCCTATTACCGAGTCCGTTAACCTAGCCTTACCCAGGTGTAGTGTAACGCCCTCGAGGATTAGGCTCCTTGATATGCTGCCGCTCTCCATGTGTACACCCTCCTCAAGGCTCACGAAGTGCTCAATCTCAGCATCCTTACCCACGTAGACACCCCTACCCACGTAGGCTGGTCCATGGACTGCGCCTTCCACGACAGCACCCTTCTCCACAATAACCCTACTACTTACCCTACCCCTCACGTCACCATCAATCCGCGGTTTAGCGTCATCAAGCATCAACTGCACTAAATCTATTAAATCCTCCGGTGTACCCATGTCCTTCCACCAACCAGTGGTTAATGAGTAACCAACCCTGTAATTATTATCTATGAACCATTGTATTAAATCAGTCACCTCATACTCACCACGGGCCGAGGGCCTCAGGTTGGAGAACGCCTTAGCCACTGCATCAGGGTCACGGAAGAAGTAGAGTCCAGTGACCACGTAGGAGTTAGGTATGGGTTGATTAGGCTTCTCAATAAGCCTAACCACCCTACCACCCTCCACCACGGCATTACCAAAGCGTTGAAACTGCTGATGCCTAGTGAGGACTATGAAGACGTCGTAACCACCCTCAAGAAACTCCCTGGCGAATCGCGTGAATGATTCCGAGAAGTAGTTGTCACCCAGAGCAACCACGAAGTCCTCCCTTAGGAAACCCTCCTCAATACCCCTGTAGATGGCGTGGGCAATGCCGAGGCGCCTCTCCTGGCGTATGTAGGTTACTGGGATGTTGAGTCTTGGGTCATTGTTGAAGTAGTCCATGAATAATTCACTAAACCTACCCACAACAAGCCCAATCCTACTAACATCAATATCCTTTAACTTATCCATGGTGTAGGCAACAAGGGGTTTACCGAGGATGGAGATGAGGGGTTTAGGTATTGAGTATGATAATGGCCTCATGCGTTCACCAATACCAGCAACTAAAATAAGTCCAAGCATTATCAATTACCTTAATGCACCACTTTATAAGTATAGCATACATACTTCACTTAATTCAAGGTTCATAATTACTTAAAAAGGATCCCTAAACCACAGTACCGTAATGAGCAGGTTGCTTAATGAGCCAGCTGTATTAGGCATATTGACTAACTACGCCTCAACCATAGTTAACTATGCATTAGCCATAGCCTACTTAATTGTCTTAACTAAATTCATTCCATTAACGCAATACGGTTACTACAACGCCATAGTGGCATTATTATCTATTGTGAGCCTATTCTTCCCAACATTCGGCATAGATAATGCAGTGGCTAGGGAGGCAGCCATGGCTCATGCCTCAGGGCGTGGTGTGGATGGCTACTACTCGGCATTATTCGCCCTAACATTCACCTTAACCATGGGGTATGTGGTAGCCTCAATGGCGTTAATACCGGTTTTCATTAGGGATGGTGTACCATCATGGTTAATGGGCATCATATACATTAACGCCGTTTCAGCGTTAATAAGCATGCTTGTTGGTGTCATGGGTTTTTACCTATGGGCAACGGGTAGGGTTGTGTCCCAGGGTGTTGGTTCAACATTAGGTAGTTTAACTTATAGGGTTGGTGAAGTGGCCTTGGTGTTGATTCTTCGTAACGTATATGCCATAGCCTTATCGGTATTACTTAATAATATCGTGACCTTAGCCTACTACCTTTCTAGGGTTAGGGTTTTACCTAGGCTTAAGTTAGGTTACAGTGTGCTTAAGGCTAGGGTTAAGGCATTCCTTAACTCTGGGTTTCAATTCTGGTTAGCATACTACATTAATTCAATGTACGGCAGTATCCTAGCCTACCTGGTTTTCAAAACCATTGGACCAACCTACTCTGGACTATACGGCTTATCCATTACCGCACTTGGTTCAGTGACCGGGTTTAGTGGGGCTGTGGGTAGTGTCTTTGGTTCAATGGCCTCAAGGGGCTTAGCCATGGGTGTTGACTTAAATACTATGACTAGGGATTACGCCAAATCAATGACGGTGATTACAGCAGTATTATCATTGGCAGCAGTTGCTCTCCTTCCCCTTGCCCCAATTATCCACATCTTCAACGGTGAATACGTTAAGGCAATACCATACCTAGCCCTCTTAATTGGTACAGCACCAGTATCCACTATTGATACAGTCTACATGATGTATTACTGGGTTAATGGTAAGGGTTGGTTAGCAGTGGAGAGGTCGCTGGTTGGGGCATTGGTAATGATTGCAGTATTCATGCTCCTGGTTAAGGAACTAGGCCTATACGCCGCAGTGGCCGCATCATACGCCGGTACAGTGGCTATTGTTGTGCTTTACTGGCTTAATAATAGGCCCTGGGGGCTTGGCTTTGGCCTTGTGGCATCATTATCCGTGCTAATGCCCACTGTATCAGCATTACCAATAGCCTTATACGACCCATTACTACCCTGGCCCCTCTTCCAACTAACCCTACTGGCATTATTCACCATAATAATGCTCCTCATTAAACCAGTAAGCATCAGCATAATCAATGATACGCCAAGGATACTAAGACCACTGTTAAAACCCTTCACCAGGAGGAATTAATCCATGATCCATGGGGTTGTTTCATCATGATTAATGAGTAAGTGATGATGACTCCTCCACCATACTAACAATACTCCCATCCACCTCATAACGCTTCATTCCAGTAAGGATTAGTTTAAGGATGAAGAATCAATGATTCATGGAAAAATTTATAACCAAGATACAGTGCTTCTAAATGAGTAATGTCGCTTATAGATGAAGTTAAGAGAGTACTCATGGAGCACCCGGAAATCCTAGTGGAGGTCTTGGTATCAAGGCCGCAGATAATATACGAGGCATTATCGAAGATAGCGCCCTGGCAAAACCTGGCCACGAAAGACGACATTAGGCGATTGGAGGAGAGGATTAATGCACTCGAGGCCAGAATGGCCACTAAGGATGATCTTAGACAGTTCGCAACTAAGGAAGACTTAAAGCAATTCGCAACGAAGGAGGATCTTCAACGTGAGGTTAGGAGGCTTGAGAACATGATCACGGCTCTTGGTGTAAGGTGGGGTATTTTCAGTGAGGATGCGTTTAGGCAGGGTTTACTTGAGATTCTTAGGGGTGCTGGTTGGTTTGTTTCCCAGGAGTTCATTTATGATAAGGATGGTTACGTGTTTGGTGAACCCTCTGAGGTGGAGGTGAACATTGTGGTTAAGGATGGCTTAACCATCATGGTGGAGTTAACATCAGCATTAAAGAGGGGTGACTTACCCATTATTAAGCGTAAGAAGGTGCTTTACGAGAAATTGAAGAATGTCTCAGTAAGTAGGGTTTACGTAATAACACCATTCATTCATGATAAGTACCCGGATAGGGTTAAGGCCATGGCTAAGGACATGGGAATAGAGGTAGTATACCCAACACCCCAGTAACCCAATATTCATGAATATTGAGAATTAATGAGACTAAGCCAACATAAGGCATTCTCAATTACTACGCATCCAGCCATTTAACCAAGTTCCTTTACCCGGCTTCATAAGTTCATTTAACTCCTTCTAGATCCTAGCCAAGTCACTGTAACTAGGATTATTATAATAATATCAATCACTATTACAGCAATAATCACTGGGTTAATTGTTGGAAGTGGGTAACCTAATACTGGTGCTGGGAATACCCTAGATTCAGTTAGGAGTAGGTAATTTATCCATGAGTAAACCAGTATGGGTATGTACATTACCCTAACACCCACCAGTAGAAGTACAGCCGTTATTATTGCTAGTATGGCGTCAATTATGAAGAAGTAACCCACCACTGGTAGGAGTCTCACTAATGGTATTGATATGAATAGGTGTATTCCAGCCCATACTAGGAATAAGACCCCTGATATGACCCTCACAGGTAAGTAAACCCTAGACAAGGTACTCATGGTGAGTTTTAATTAACTAAAGTATTAAAGTATTATTCGCAATATACTAATAAAGTGCATACTGAAAAAAGTTTAAAAGATTAAGACACAGTATCATGATCATGGATACTGTGGGATGGGTAATAATAGCCCTATCAATAATAGTGATAGTGGTGGGTGGAGTATTCCTAGCCATGATGCCAATGCATAATAATCAACACGCCGCAGCACCGCAAACCACATCTACAACTAAAACAACCACAACCACCACAACCAATAGTACAACAACCACAAAGCCGTCATGGGGTGGTTAAGGGCCCTTTAATTTAATGATTATATTAAAATAATGCTGCCGTAATCATGTTTTCCACCTACCCCTCAGGTATAATGCTGCCCCAATTAATAGGCCTAATATTAGGCTGAGCACACCCTCGTAAAGTAGGTAGCCCCTTGACACTGATAGTACACTGTAGTCACCGTAGGCGAATAGGCCTAGGGTGATTGCACCCAAGCCCCTTACTAGCACTGACTTAAAATACCTGAAAACTGAGGTGAATGATACGAATAGGCTAAGGTAGAGGAGTGTTAATGATGGTACTATGAGTGTCGTGTAGAATGCACCGTAGTTAATGTTACCCACAGCTATTAGCACCATGGATGCTGGGATAAGTATCCTCAGTAATGAACCCCTCCTCAATGAGGTTAATAGGTTCTTAATCATGAGGAATTCAGCCAATATGAGTCCAAGATTACCCACCGCTGACGCATAGGCTCCGAGTAAAGCCGGCTTTAGGAAGGAGCCGTATAGTAATGCTGCACCACCAATTATCATTGAGTATATTATGAACCTTGAGTAACCCCCCTCACCCCTAATGAATGTTGATAACGTTATGCAAACCACCAGTAGTGATGATGATAAAATGTTAGTGAATAAATCAGGCACAGGCGGGGTAATGCCCTGAGTCACCCTCCACCCAATGGGCAGTATTATTAATAGTAGTTGGAGTAGGGCTATTACCGGGAAGAGGTAGTAGGGGTTGGTTAATAATGCCGCAACCACAATGACACCAATCATAATGGATAAGGCCACTGCTACTGCACCATCAAGGTTAAGGACGTAGTAGGGTATGTATACTGCAGTGTATATTACGTAAAGGTAGTAGCTTATTAACCAACTCACTAGGAATACGTACCCAAGTAACTCATGGGTACTCCTACTGTAGCCGTAGAGACCCTGGTAATCCCACTTAACGTTGACAAGCAGGTAGGTTAAGTAGGCTATTATGAAGCCGAGGACTATTGATGGTAAAGCCACGTACAGTGATAAGTGGGTATTAGCGAGAACAGCCGGTGCTATTGTTGATAATATTAACGTAAACGTGAAGAAACCCCTCCTCACGTTGGGAGACTGATTCATTAGGTAAATAAGCATTTCCACACAATCACTAATGCTGATTAATTTTGAGTAAATTCTGAAAAACGTATTTAAGAACAATACTAGTAATGATTAATCATGAGCATGGATAGGAGGAAATTCCTAGCATTACTATTAGGCACAGGGGCCACTGCATTAGCCGCTGGTTCACTGCAAAGGATTCTAAGCAATAGTAGCCCAGTGGCCAGTAGGATTGAGGAGGTTGTGGGTAATGCAACCACCAGTGGTAATACAACAACCATTACAGCACCCTCAACCTCCCACATCTCTGCAATTAAGAAATTCCCCACCAAGCCACCTGCCAATGCAACCAGCACCACTGCCACTAACTCCACCACACCGGTGATTAATCCAAGTGAGTTAACGCCGTTGGATGAGTGGTATATTGTTCAAATAGGCCCA from the Caldivirga maquilingensis IC-167 genome contains:
- a CDS encoding NAD-dependent epimerase/dehydratase family protein, whose product is MKVLVTGCGGYIGTTLVPYLMRKGYSIRCVDWLIFGEDVLSHVIGEKGFELVKADAREAGSEVLNGVDAVVDLAAIPNDPTGDLVPQLTWQINYEARVRMAKMAKEKGVARYILASSASVYGRQSGTVDETATPNPLTVYAKANLQAEREVLPLNGNGFTSTALRFSTVYGPSRRMRLDLVVNAMTLSAFNEGKIWVEGDGMQERPLVHVVDVARAVAFILETPPEEIGGQVFNVGSDDQNYKIIEIAKEVQQVTGAEIKFRGEVDRRSYRLSFAKIRKLGFNTVYQVRDGVRQVYHELLIGYLKPEDRWFTVKWYKKVLGL
- a CDS encoding glucose-1-phosphate thymidylyltransferase translates to MLGLILVAGIGERMRPLSYSIPKPLISILGKPLVAYTMDKLKDIDVSRIGLVVGRFSELFMDYFNNDPRLNIPVTYIRQERRLGIAHAIYRGIEEGFLREDFVVALGDNYFSESFTRFAREFLEGGYDVFIVLTRHQQFQRFGNAVVEGGRVVRLIEKPNQPIPNSYVVTGLYFFRDPDAVAKAFSNLRPSARGEYEVTDLIQWFIDNNYRVGYSLTTGWWKDMGTPEDLIDLVQLMLDDAKPRIDGDVRGRVSSRVIVEKGAVVEGAVHGPAYVGRGVYVGKDAEIEHFVSLEEGVHMESGSISRSLILEGVTLHLGKARLTDSVIGPRSYVILKNGRHRMIIGENGRVEEV
- a CDS encoding polysaccharide biosynthesis protein, which produces MSRLLNEPAVLGILTNYASTIVNYALAIAYLIVLTKFIPLTQYGYYNAIVALLSIVSLFFPTFGIDNAVAREAAMAHASGRGVDGYYSALFALTFTLTMGYVVASMALIPVFIRDGVPSWLMGIIYINAVSALISMLVGVMGFYLWATGRVVSQGVGSTLGSLTYRVGEVALVLILRNVYAIALSVLLNNIVTLAYYLSRVRVLPRLKLGYSVLKARVKAFLNSGFQFWLAYYINSMYGSILAYLVFKTIGPTYSGLYGLSITALGSVTGFSGAVGSVFGSMASRGLAMGVDLNTMTRDYAKSMTVITAVLSLAAVALLPLAPIIHIFNGEYVKAIPYLALLIGTAPVSTIDTVYMMYYWVNGKGWLAVERSLVGALVMIAVFMLLVKELGLYAAVAASYAGTVAIVVLYWLNNRPWGLGFGLVASLSVLMPTVSALPIALYDPLLPWPLFQLTLLALFTIIMLLIKPVSISIINDTPRILRPLLKPFTRRN
- a CDS encoding PD-(D/E)XK nuclease family protein, whose protein sequence is MSLIDEVKRVLMEHPEILVEVLVSRPQIIYEALSKIAPWQNLATKDDIRRLEERINALEARMATKDDLRQFATKEDLKQFATKEDLQREVRRLENMITALGVRWGIFSEDAFRQGLLEILRGAGWFVSQEFIYDKDGYVFGEPSEVEVNIVVKDGLTIMVELTSALKRGDLPIIKRKKVLYEKLKNVSVSRVYVITPFIHDKYPDRVKAMAKDMGIEVVYPTPQ